A stretch of DNA from Methylosinus sp. LW4:
GGCGGCGAGAAAGGCCGCGCCGAAGCTCGATCCTTCACGCACATAGAGCGCGCCGAGCCATTCGCCCGGCTCGCGCAGCGCCGGCGCCTCCGCCATGGGCAGGCGCGCGATGGATTCGCCGCTCGCGCCGAGATCGAGAAGATCGCGCGTCAAAAGATGCGCGCGGGCGCCGATGCGCAGATCGACGCCATGGCCGAGCGCGGCCTCGATCAGCGCGCGCTCGAAAGGCAGATGAAATCCATAGAGCCGCCCGAGCAGGCGCGAATATTGCGGCGCTGCGATCGTCCCCGCGGCGAGCGCCGCCAGCGTCGGATGCGCATGCAGCCGCAGATGCGCCGCCTGCGTCGCGCTGCGCAGCGCCGCTCGCGCTGGTGACGCCATGTCGCCCGCGACGCTCACGCGCGCGACGCCCGCGGCCGCGAGGCCGCGCTTGTCGAGGCGTCTTGCGACATTGCGCGCGAGAGCGCGCCGACCAGCTCCTCCGACGCATAGGGCTTGGCGACGACGGGACGGCCGGCGAAGCGCGCAGGCGTCACGATGCGACTCTCGAATCCCGTGGTGAAGACGAAAGGAACATGCGCCTGCGCCAGCGCGTCGGCGACCGGCCACACCGGCTCGCCGTCGAGATCTATGTCGAGCAGAGCGACGTCGAAATCGGGCCGCAGCGCCGCGCGCAGGCCGTCCCAGACGGTGGCGCAGCTATGCGCGATCTCCATGCCCCATTCCTCCAGCAGCTCGCGGACGGAGATCGCGACGAGAGCGGCGTCCTCGACCAGCAGAACGCGCCGATGCGACAGGGCTCGCGGAGTCGGCTCGTCGCCGTCGCCGCGCGGCGGCCGCTTCTCGCTCTCGCGCGGCCCCTTGGCGAAGGCGATCTGCGAGACGGGAATGCGCAGGCGGCATTCGACGCCGCTCGCAGCAAAGCTCAGCTCCGCCGCGCCGCCGAGATCGATCGCCAGCGTGCGCTCGATCAGCATGCGGCCGAAGCCGGAGCGCTCCGGCGGAACGACCTTCGGGCCTTTGCTCTCCTTCCAGATCAGCTCGACGCGCTCCTCGCCCTTCTCGCGGCGACGGCGCCAATCGACGCGCACCACGCCGCCCGGCGCGGAGAGCGCGCCATATTTGGCGGCGTTGGTGGCGAGTTCGTGGATCGCCATGCTGACGGCGAGCGCCGCCTTGGGCTTCAAGGCGATCGGCTCGCCGCTGATGTGGCAGGCGTTCGTCTCCCCCTGGCGAAAAGGTGCGAGCTCGTCCTCGACGATGGCGCGGATCGACAGGCCTTCCCATCGGCTCTGCGTCAGCAGATTTTGCACGCGCGCCATCGTCAGCAGGCGGCTCTGCAATGTCGCGTTGAACTCCTCGAGCGAAACCGAGGAGCGCGCCGTGAAGCGCACCAACGATTGGATCACCGATAGCGTGTTCTTCACGCGATGCTCGAGCTCGGCCATCAGAAAATCCTGACGCGCCTGCGCCGCCTGCCGCTCGCGCACGGCGAGATCGAGCGCATGGACGAAGACCTCGAGGATCGCCGAGCGCAGCGACCGCGCGATCTCGATCTCCGTGTCGCTCCAGGCCCGCGATTGCAGGCGCACTGTCTCTTCCCAGGCCTCGAAGGAGGCGCGCGGCGTCAGCGTCTCGCCATCTGCCTCCACCGCCTTGGCGGGATTTCCCGCCCAGCGCACGACCTGCCGCAGCTCGCCGCGGAAAAACAGCACATAATCCTTCGGCTCACGCGAGACGGCGATGGCGAGCACGCCGGAGGCGACGTCGCAAAAGGCCTCCGCCGGCGCGTAGGAGAGCGGCAGGCGGTCGGTCGCCAGCACGCCCTGTTGCGCGCGCCCGTGAATCCAGCCGAGCAGCGCGCCGATTTGCGCGGCGGAAGGCGCGCGGCCGAGCGTCGCGCATTCGCCCTCGACGCAGACCGCGCAGCCGTCGGCCTCGATCAGATCGAGCAGATTGGGCTGTCCGCCGAGCAGCGCGCCGGCGAGGTCGCCGCGGCCGGACATGGCGCCGACGAGACGGCTCTGCGTCTCGCCAGCGCGCATGCGCCGCTTGGCCGTCTCCCCCTCGAGGCGGCTCTGAAACTCGAGCGAGATCATCTGCGCGAACAATTCGCAGGCGGCGCGGCGACGCAAATCGAGAAAATGCGGCGTGCGATGATGGCAGGCGACGAGGCCGAACAGCTTGCCGCCGACGACGATCGACAAGGACATGGAGGCGCGCACGCCCATATTGGCGAGATAGCGCAAATGCACCGGCGAGACGCTGCGCAACATGCTGTAGCTGAGATCGAGCGGACGGCCCGTGGAGGGCGAGAGCGCCGGCTCTATCGGCGCCGGCGTGTAGCGCGCGTCGGGAATGACGCGCAGCCAATTGGTCACATAGAGCTTGCGCGCCTGCTGCGGAATATCGGAGGCGGGAAAGCGCAGCCCGAGATAGGAATCGCAGCCCTCCGCCGCCGTCTCGGCGATGACGCTCCCCGAGCCGTCCGGCAGAAAGCGATAGACCATCACATGGTCGAAGCCCGTCGCCTTCGCCGTCTCTCGCGTTATCGCCTCGGCATAGGCCTCTATGGTCTCGGCCGGCGCCGTCGCAGCGAGCATTTTCTGCACGAGCCCGAGCGGATCGCGCTCGACATCGTCGCGACGCGGCTCCAGCTCGATGAGGATCGCCCGATCGCCGATATGGACGACGCCCTCGAGCGCGGGCGCGCCGCCGCTCGCCTCGGTCTCGAAGGCGAGGCAGGAGCGCGGCCCCTCGTCGGCGACGAGGCGCGTCAGCCGCGTCGCCGCGACCGCGCCGAGCCGCGCCTCCAAATTCTGGCCGAGCAGAGCGCTATGCGAGGCGCCGAGCAGCGCCTGCGTGTCGCCGGCGATCTGGTCGATGCGCATGTCGTCCGGGTCGAGCGCCAGAAGCACGCCATGCGGCTGGATCGCCCCCGGCGTGTGGATCGGCTCCCGATCGCAAATCGATAGATCGACGCTCTGCGGGGCGTCTCCTGGCGTCATCGCGTCGCCGCTCCAGCGTCATGTCTGCGATGAGGCGTCATATAAGGCCGGACGCCTCGGCCTGTAGGGGCGCCGCCGCCGGACCGCCTCACGGTGAATCAAAATTAACCATTCGCCCCTTAAGCTCCGCAACCATTGCCAGACCAAACGGGACTGAATTTCCATGCGCTTTCATGTCGGCCGCAATTACCGCGCGGACGGAGAGAGATTCCGCAAGGCCGCGACGCCGCAGACCGCCAGCGATCTGGTTTTGGCGGCGCGCTCGGCCGCGCGCGCCAGCGAGCCCGCCGCGCCGCGCAAATCGCCATTCGCACGCGCGGTCCTCGTCGGCGCGACGCTGGCGGCGCCGCTCTTCGCCGGACACGCCTATCTCGACGCGACGCGGACAGAGCCGGCCGCGATCGCCGCCGAAGAAACACGGCCGCCGATCCGGCAAGTGGGGCTGCAGCCGGCGGCGCCTGCGCAAAAGGCGGAGCGCGCGGAAATCGATCTGACGGCCACGGGCTCGACGCCGCCCCGGCAGGAGGAGACGAGCCCCGCCCCCAAGACGCGGCGGACGGCGAGCGGCTGGGTCAGCCGTTCGGCCAGAGAAATTTCGAGAAGCCCGGAATCGTATCGGTGATGGTCTGCAGCTTGGGGCGGCCGACCGCCTGCTCGGCGAGCACGAAGACCGCTTTGGCGAGCTTCTGCAGCTGCGCGGCGGAGAGCCCCATGCTGGTCAGCCGCGAGGTCAGCTCGATCACGTCCTTTTGATTTTTCCCGGCCAGAGCCCCGATCCCGCCGAGCGCCAGCCCGAGCAGGCCACGGCGCGGCGCGGCGAGCGCCGCCTCGACCGTCTCGCGGCCGCCGGGAACGCGCGCGATCAGCTCCGCGCCTATGGCGGCGTCGCGCTTCTCCAGAAACGCGAAAATATGGCCGATCGCGAGACGGGCGGTCGGCGCCGAAATGCCGACGTAATTGCCGATGGATGCGGCGATCTCCTCCATTTGCCCTCCGGGTTCGTCGATGCGCGAGACGAGCGCCCGGCTTTTTAAGCTTTGACGCGGCCCGGCGCCATAGGGCCGCGCAAGTCTCGACAGACGACGGCGCCGCCGGAGCCTCGGCCCCGGCGGCACCGCATCGTCCAGAGCGCCGCGATCACGCAGTCACATTCACCGCGGGCCCGACGGGAACACGGCCGCCGGCCGGCACACGCCGCGCCGGCGTGTCCGAGGCCGCCTCGAGGATCAGGGCTCGTGCTCGAGGAGATCGGGAATGCGCTTGGCGAGGCTGCGCATCACGCTGTCCGCGCCTTTGAGCATGATGTCATAGAGCGCGTCGGAGGTCGGCTCGGTGGAGATCCCCTCCTGGATGAAGTGGAAATGCGTGCCGCCATCGGGCAGAGCGGAGATCGTCCAGGTGACGGTCACATCCATATAGTGACCGAATCCCTTCAGCTCCTCATGGCCGCCCTTCCAGCGGAAGCTGAGCTTCTCGCCGGGGACGACCTCGAGCACCTTGCATTGGAACTCGCCGTCCCAACGCTCGATCGGGCGGCTCCAGATGGTGAAGGAATGTCCGACCTCCGGCCGGATGTCATTGGGGAAAAACCAGACGGCGAGCCATTCCGAATCCGTCATGGCGCGCCAGACTGCGTCGACCGGATGCTCGAAATCTTTCTCGGTCGTGATGCTTCGCGTCTCGGTCACGGCTATCGCTCCTGTTTCAGAATTAGAAGCAACAACCCTGCCAAAACGCCGGGCGGCGGCTCACGCCGGCGCGCGCGCAACCTTGGCCGGACCGAGATCGACCTGGATCTCGTCGCCCTCTATCTTCAGCTCGTAGGGATGCAGGGCGTTGCGGACGAGATGCGTCACGCATTTGCCGTTGACGCCGTCGAAGCCCCAATTGTGATAATTGCAGAGCACGGTCTTGCCGTCGAAGCTCGCTTCATTGAGCGGCATGTCGGCATGTGGACAGCGGCCGCGAAAGGCCTTCAGCTCGCCGCCGGCCGGCCAGACCAGCAGAACGCTCTTGCGGCCGGCCTGAAACAGGCCCATGGCCCCTTCGCTCACGGCGCTGGTGTTGCAGATAAAGGTGAACGCCATCGGGATCGCCCTCGTTTCAAGAAGCTTCCCGTCGCGACACGCAAGTTGCGGACCAAACGCGCCCCGCGACGCCCCCTGCTCTCCCGGATGCGCACCTTCGAGCCTCGGAGATCTACCGTAAGCTCCCGGGCGGGATCGCAGGGCCGGCGCCACGAATATCAATGTGGCGCATAATTTCGCTAAAAACAGCGGACCGATTGTCGCAATCGTTCACAGGCGATGCGCCGCCTCGGCGTGGGCGATCAGCGACAGGAGATTTTCTAGAATGAGGACCGAGGTCAGCGGCCCTACTCCGCCGGGAACCGCGGTGAGGCGAATGTCCAGCCCCTCGAGCGCGGCCGCATCCACATCGCCGGCGAGCTTGCCGTCGATGAAGCCGACGCCGGCGTCGACGACGAGCTGCCCATCCGCAAAATAATCGCGGCCGAAGAAATGTGGACGGCCCGTCGCCACGAAGACGATATCGGCCGCGCGCGAGAATTTCGGAATGTCCGGCGTCGCCGAATGGCAGATCGTCACTGTGGCGCCGGCGTTGACCAGCATATTGGCGAGCGGCTTGCCGACCGTGCGGCCGCGGCCGATGACGGCGACCGTCTTGCCGGCGAGCGGCCCTTGCGTCTCCGCCATGGCGATGCAGGCGCGCGGCGTGGCGGGCGCGATGAAGCGCTGATGCGGCCCATTCTGCAGCAGCGCGCCGAGATTGCCGACGGAGAGCCCATCCGCGTCCTTGCTCGCGGGGATGAGATTGGTCACGTCGATCTCGTCGAATGCGGGCTTGGACGACATCACGACGATGACGCCGTGAATATCCTGGCGCGCGCAGAGGTCGCGCATATGCGCCGCTATGTCGGCGTAGGAGCCGGCATGTGAGAGATCGACGCCCTCGAAAGCCGCGCCCACCTCTTCCGCATGCTTGCGCTTGACGGCGACATAGCTCAGCGCCGCCGGATCGGACGAGCAGACGACGGCGGCGAGCTTCGGCGTGACGCCGCGCGCCTTCAACGCGACAATGGCCTCGGTGAGCGCCGCCTTGCGGGCGGCGACGATCTCCTTGCTGTAGAGCTTCTGCATGGAACACGCCTTTTCTGCGCCCGGCCCGGCCTCGCTATAAGACGAAAGCCGCGCAATCTATGCGCGGCGTTTCGACGCTGTCACGAGCGTGGTCTCCGCATCGCGTCGATCGTCGCGCCGGGCACGCCGGCGAAATTATTGGCGAGCAGATGGCGCGGCGCCGCGCGCGCGAATTGGTCGAGGTCGATCTCCTCGAAAGCGCCGCTGTTCCATGTCTGCACGATCTCCAGCGGCTCATCGCCTATATTGCGAATGGCGTGGCCGAAGCCCTGCGGAATATAGGCGACGTCGCCGGGCCGAAACTCCGCGACCTTGCCGCGTCCGCCGGAGCCGAAAATCGCGACCTGGCCTTTGCCGCGCAGATAATAGTGCCACTCGTCGGCGTTGACGTTCCAATGCAGCTTGCGCATCGCGCCGGGCTCGAGCGTCATGATCCCGCCGGACATTGTCGTCGAGGCCGGAAACTCCTTCGCCGTCGCCAGACGGAAGGTCCCGCCGTCGAGATCGCGCGCCGCTTTCGTCTCGCGCGTCAGGCGGAATCTGTGCGTCGATTCTTTCGGCCAAGGCGCCTCGAGCGCATCCTCCGGCCGCAGGATCGGCCCCGCTTGAATGAAGGTCTCGCCTTTCGGGAAAGCGTCGAAAATATCCTTCGGAACGCCGAACTCCTGCGCGAGAAGATCCTTGGGCGTGAGATCGATCCAATCGGTGAGGGAGAAGGCGCTGGCGTCGGGCGTGAAGCGTCCGTCGTCGAAGACCAGCAATATGTTGCAAGGCTCGTCGCCTATGGTCTGGATCGCATGGCCATGGCCCTTGGCGAAATACCAGAGATCGCCGGCTTCGAAATTATTGATCTCGCTCGCGCCGCTCGGATCGATGACGACGGTCTGGCAACGCCCGCCGAGCACCAGCGCCCATTCCGCCGCGGTGGCGTGCCAATGCAACTCGCGCGAGCCGCCGGCGTCCAGAAAAGCGTGCACGCCGGCCATGCTGTGCGCGATCGGAAATTCGCGCACCGAGACTTCCTTCGCCCAGCCGCCGGAAGCGACGCGCGGACGGCCGGCGTCGAGCGGAAAGCGAAACTCAATGGTCGCAGCGGTCGTCGCATGGGCGTGAACCGCCTCGGCGTGAGCGGATTTGACGGTCAGCCGCTCGGCCGAGACGGCGACGGCGAGAGTCGAGAAATGCACCGCGCCCCAGGCGGCGATCTCGAGAAAATTGCGTCTATGCGCGAGCATGGGCCATCCCTTTCCATTCGCAAAAATGGGGAAGCGGCGAGCCGCGCGCGGCTCGCCGTCTCGTCGAAGGATCAGCCGCGCTTCAATTGCGATATGGTCGCCTCCGGCACGCCGGTGAAATTATTGCCGAGCAGATAGCGCGGGCTCGACTGCACCCATTTGTCGAGGTCGATCTCCTCGAATTTGGGATTGTCCCAGGTCTGGACGATCTCGAGATCCTCATCGCCGATATTGCGGATCGCATGGCCGAAGCCCTGCGGAATATAGGCGACGTCGCCGGGTCCGAATTCGGCGACCTTGCCGCGCCCGCCGGAGCCGAAGATCGCGACCTGGCCTCTGCCCTTCAGATAATAGTGCCATTCATTGGCGTTGACGTTCCAATGCAGCTTGCGCAGCCCATTGCGCTTCAACGTCATCAGGCCGCCCGACATGGTCTTTTGCGCCGGGAACTCGTCGATCGTCGCGAGGCGGAAGGCGCCGCCGTCGAAATCGCGCGCGGCTTTCGGATCGCGCAGCAGGCGGAACTTATGCGTCGACTCCTTCGGCCAGGGCGCCTCCAGCGCGTCCGACGCCTTCAATATCGGGCCGGACTGAATATAGGCCTCGCCCTTGGGAAACGCGTCGAACAGATCTTTCGGCAGGCCGAATTCGAGGCCGAGCATTTCCTTCGGCGTCACATCGATCCAATCGGTGATGGAAAATGTGCCGTGCTCGGAGAAGGCGCCATTGTCGAAGGACAGGATGAAATGACAGGGCTTGTCGCCGATCGCCTGGATGGAATGGCCGTGGCCCTTGGCGAAATACCAGAGGTCGCCGGGCTCGAAATTATTGATCTCGCTCGCGCCGCTCGGCTCGATGACGACGGTCTGGCAGCGCCCCTCGATGACGAAGGCCCATTCCGCCGCAATGGCGTGCCAATGCAATTCGCGCGAGGCGCCGGGCTCGAGATACATATGGACGCCGGCGATGCCCTTGCTGATCGGGAATTGATGGACCGTCGCCTCCTTGGCCCAGCCGCCGGAAGTGACCTTCGGCTTGTTGCCGTCCAGCGAGAATTTGAAGTCCGGCATGGCCGCGACCTCTTTGGGATCGTGATAGGCGACGGTTTCGCCCGGCGGCAGCCCCACCGCCTGACGCCCGAAGCCGCCGTCGCCGGCTTTGGCGAGATATTTGTCGGTCGCCTCGGCGACGCTGGAGAATGTCACCAGGCCGCTCGCCAGAGCGGCGGAACCCAGGAAATCACGCCGATTCGTGAACATTTGCTTCCTCCTCCCGCCTCGCCTTCATGGACGAAGCGAATATTTTTCTATGAGACCGACTATCCGCGGAAGCGTTGCAAATCGGAATGGCCGATGATTAGATAACAGCTATCGAAAATTCCGATGGCCGCGCCAATGCTCGATCCGATCCATCTGCGCACTTTCGTCGCCATTACC
This window harbors:
- a CDS encoding SRPBCC family protein, which produces MTETRSITTEKDFEHPVDAVWRAMTDSEWLAVWFFPNDIRPEVGHSFTIWSRPIERWDGEFQCKVLEVVPGEKLSFRWKGGHEELKGFGHYMDVTVTWTISALPDGGTHFHFIQEGISTEPTSDALYDIMLKGADSVMRSLAKRIPDLLEHEP
- a CDS encoding HWE histidine kinase domain-containing protein; amino-acid sequence: MTPGDAPQSVDLSICDREPIHTPGAIQPHGVLLALDPDDMRIDQIAGDTQALLGASHSALLGQNLEARLGAVAATRLTRLVADEGPRSCLAFETEASGGAPALEGVVHIGDRAILIELEPRRDDVERDPLGLVQKMLAATAPAETIEAYAEAITRETAKATGFDHVMVYRFLPDGSGSVIAETAAEGCDSYLGLRFPASDIPQQARKLYVTNWLRVIPDARYTPAPIEPALSPSTGRPLDLSYSMLRSVSPVHLRYLANMGVRASMSLSIVVGGKLFGLVACHHRTPHFLDLRRRAACELFAQMISLEFQSRLEGETAKRRMRAGETQSRLVGAMSGRGDLAGALLGGQPNLLDLIEADGCAVCVEGECATLGRAPSAAQIGALLGWIHGRAQQGVLATDRLPLSYAPAEAFCDVASGVLAIAVSREPKDYVLFFRGELRQVVRWAGNPAKAVEADGETLTPRASFEAWEETVRLQSRAWSDTEIEIARSLRSAILEVFVHALDLAVRERQAAQARQDFLMAELEHRVKNTLSVIQSLVRFTARSSVSLEEFNATLQSRLLTMARVQNLLTQSRWEGLSIRAIVEDELAPFRQGETNACHISGEPIALKPKAALAVSMAIHELATNAAKYGALSAPGGVVRVDWRRRREKGEERVELIWKESKGPKVVPPERSGFGRMLIERTLAIDLGGAAELSFAASGVECRLRIPVSQIAFAKGPRESEKRPPRGDGDEPTPRALSHRRVLLVEDAALVAISVRELLEEWGMEIAHSCATVWDGLRAALRPDFDVALLDIDLDGEPVWPVADALAQAHVPFVFTTGFESRIVTPARFAGRPVVAKPYASEELVGALSRAMSQDASTSAASRPRASRA
- a CDS encoding cupin domain-containing protein, translating into MFTNRRDFLGSAALASGLVTFSSVAEATDKYLAKAGDGGFGRQAVGLPPGETVAYHDPKEVAAMPDFKFSLDGNKPKVTSGGWAKEATVHQFPISKGIAGVHMYLEPGASRELHWHAIAAEWAFVIEGRCQTVVIEPSGASEINNFEPGDLWYFAKGHGHSIQAIGDKPCHFILSFDNGAFSEHGTFSITDWIDVTPKEMLGLEFGLPKDLFDAFPKGEAYIQSGPILKASDALEAPWPKESTHKFRLLRDPKAARDFDGGAFRLATIDEFPAQKTMSGGLMTLKRNGLRKLHWNVNANEWHYYLKGRGQVAIFGSGGRGKVAEFGPGDVAYIPQGFGHAIRNIGDEDLEIVQTWDNPKFEEIDLDKWVQSSPRYLLGNNFTGVPEATISQLKRG
- a CDS encoding biliverdin-producing heme oxygenase; translation: MASPARAALRSATQAAHLRLHAHPTLAALAAGTIAAPQYSRLLGRLYGFHLPFERALIEAALGHGVDLRIGARAHLLTRDLLDLGASGESIARLPMAEAPALREPGEWLGALYVREGSSFGAAFLAAALDPLLGAGCARGRRFLSGGETEDWRLCCAALEAGAARGLLPSMIHGAQASFHALEHWLADHE
- a CDS encoding Rieske 2Fe-2S domain-containing protein, translated to MAFTFICNTSAVSEGAMGLFQAGRKSVLLVWPAGGELKAFRGRCPHADMPLNEASFDGKTVLCNYHNWGFDGVNGKCVTHLVRNALHPYELKIEGDEIQVDLGPAKVARAPA
- a CDS encoding cupin domain-containing protein → MLAHRRNFLEIAAWGAVHFSTLAVAVSAERLTVKSAHAEAVHAHATTAATIEFRFPLDAGRPRVASGGWAKEVSVREFPIAHSMAGVHAFLDAGGSRELHWHATAAEWALVLGGRCQTVVIDPSGASEINNFEAGDLWYFAKGHGHAIQTIGDEPCNILLVFDDGRFTPDASAFSLTDWIDLTPKDLLAQEFGVPKDIFDAFPKGETFIQAGPILRPEDALEAPWPKESTHRFRLTRETKAARDLDGGTFRLATAKEFPASTTMSGGIMTLEPGAMRKLHWNVNADEWHYYLRGKGQVAIFGSGGRGKVAEFRPGDVAYIPQGFGHAIRNIGDEPLEIVQTWNSGAFEEIDLDQFARAAPRHLLANNFAGVPGATIDAMRRPRS
- a CDS encoding bifunctional 5,10-methylenetetrahydrofolate dehydrogenase/5,10-methenyltetrahydrofolate cyclohydrolase, yielding MQKLYSKEIVAARKAALTEAIVALKARGVTPKLAAVVCSSDPAALSYVAVKRKHAEEVGAAFEGVDLSHAGSYADIAAHMRDLCARQDIHGVIVVMSSKPAFDEIDVTNLIPASKDADGLSVGNLGALLQNGPHQRFIAPATPRACIAMAETQGPLAGKTVAVIGRGRTVGKPLANMLVNAGATVTICHSATPDIPKFSRAADIVFVATGRPHFFGRDYFADGQLVVDAGVGFIDGKLAGDVDAAALEGLDIRLTAVPGGVGPLTSVLILENLLSLIAHAEAAHRL